In a genomic window of Nyctibius grandis isolate bNycGra1 chromosome 4, bNycGra1.pri, whole genome shotgun sequence:
- the FAM98B gene encoding protein FAM98B — MRELALGPKMECDILDALEALGYTGPLLEEEALNKAAENGLSSPEFFELCIWLGSQIKSLGNMEESITSTDGDKDIESFQLEISGFLREMACPYSSLISGDIKDRLREKEDCLKLLLFLSTELQALKILHSKKIKGSHLEKHNEIYQEVQAMCNALGLPNSSSSDIPPLLTNVEQKIKDILSKVQNNHVGKSLLTKPLNSDQVERLEKINDALRSEYECRRRMLMKRLDVTVQSFGWSDRAKVKTDDIARIYQPKRYALSPKSTITLAHLLAAREDLSKIIRTSSGSTRENTVCAINKVLMGRVPDRGGRPTEIEPPPPEMPPWQKRQEGGGRGGWGGGGGGGRGNWGGGGGREGGGGGFGGGGFRGGRRGGFQGGRGGYGGRGGYGGRGGYGDPYGGRGGGGYQRY, encoded by the exons ATGAGGGAGCTGGCGCTCGGCCCGAAAATGGAGTGCGACATCTTGGACGCGCTGGAGGCCTTGGG GTACACGGGTCCCCTGTTGGAGGAGGAAGCCCtgaacaaagcagcagagaatgGATTGTCTTCACCAGAGTTTTTTGAGCTTTGCATTTGGTTAGGTTCCCAAATCAAGTCACTTGGTAATATGGAAGAAAGCATCACTTCAACAGATG GTGATAAAGATATAGAGAGCTTCCAGCTTGAGATTAGTGGCTTTCTGAGAGAAATGGCTTGTCCATATTCATCACTTATATCTGGAGACATCAAGGACAGAttaagagagaaggaagattGTCTTAAACTCCTCT TATTTCTAAGTACAGAACttcaggctttaaaaatattgcacagCAAGAAAATTAAAGGCTCTCATTTGGAAAAGCACAATGAAATTTATCAGGAAGTGCAAGCTATGTGCAATGCGCTGGGCCTGCCAAACTCCTCGTCTTCTGATATTCCTCCCTTGTTAACCAATGTGGAACAAAAG ATAAAGGACATTCTCTCAAAAGTCCAGAATAACCACGTGGGGAAATCACTGCTAACAAAACCTCTGAATTCTGACCAAGTg GAAAGATTGGAAAAAATCAATGATGCTCTTCGCAGTGAGTACGAATGTCGCCGACGTATGTTAATGAAGAGGCTAGATGTGACAGTACAGTCTTTTGGCTGGTCTGATAGAGCAAAG GTAAAAACAGATGACATAGCACGAATCTATCAGCCCAAGCGCTATGCATTATCTCCCAAGTCAACTATTACATTAGCTCACCTTCTTGCTGCTCGAGAAGATTTATCGAAGATCATAAGAACAAGTAGTGGATCAACACGGGAAAATACAGTCTGTGCAATCAACAAG GTTCTGATGGGGAGAGTACCTGACCGTGGAGGCAGACCAACAGAGATTGAACCGCCTCCTCCCGAAATGCCTCCTTGGCAAAAAAGACAAGAAGGTGGCGGAAGAGGtggctggggaggtggtggtggtggtggaaggGGCAActgggggggtggagggggtagagaaggaggtggtggaggttTTGGAGGTGGAGGTTTCAGAGGTGGTAGAAGAGGTGGCTTCCAAGGTGGCAGGGGAGGTTATGGTGGCAGGGGAGGTTATGGTGGCAGGGGGGGCTATGGTGATCCATAtggtggaagaggagggggaggatACCAAAGGTactaa